AAAAGAACATAGGAAAAAGAAAGCAATTGATGAAATTTTAAATCAGTAAAACCAACCACCTTTTGTCTATTAGACCTTTATTTACGATAGTTATGCCTGTCGTACAGGTAAAGGAACACACTTTGGCATAAACAGAGTTACACACTTTATTCGTCAATGCAGCCAAAACTATCAGTTGCCTTGTCATATTCTTAAATTAGATATAGAGGGTTTCTTTATGCACATTGACAAAAATATTTTGTTTAACCGCCTGCAATCATTTATCAATGAGAAATACATAGCGCCAGATAAGGAATTGCTCATTGAACTATGCAAAAAGGTAATTGATAACGACCCGACAAAAAATTGTTTCATAAAAGGAAATCAAACGGACTGGAATAATTTACCGGCTACCAAAAGTTTATTCCATAGTCCTGTTAATTGCGGATTGCCCATTGGCAACCTCACGAGCCAGATACTTGCAAGCTTTTATTTGGATAGTTTTGACCACTACATAAAACACGAACTTCAAATCCGTTACTACGGTCGCTATGTGGATGATTTTGTAATTATTCACAGCGACAAGGAGTATCTAAAATCACTTGTACAGCAACTTTCTAACTTTCTGCTTTCAACTTTACACCTGAATTTGCATCCACGCAAAATATACTTGCAATCGTACGAAAATGGCGTTCAGTTTCTTGGTGCGGTTATAAAACCTCACCGTACTTACATTGCCAGGCGCACCAAAGGCAATTTTTATAAAACCATTGAGGAATGGAATAAAATAATCCGTGAAAAGAAAAAATTGAATACGGAGGAACAAAATGCTTTTATCAGCAGTATGAACTCTTATCTTGGTATAATAAAGCATTACAAAACATATAAGCTGCGAAAGAAAATGTTACTGAAAAATCTTTCAGCATATTTTTGGAATTATGTTTATATCTCCGGTGGGTACTGTAAATTAGTTCCCAAAATCAGAATAGTTAAAAACTAAATTTTTATTCCATGCGTGTGGACACGGGCGTACAACAAAACGCTTTACAAGCAACCTGGCAGTGACGAGCAAGTTCGCCCAGCCGCTAACACGGGCTTAAAAGAAATGTCTTTTGTCTTTTAGTTTTAAAATCTCTATTATAAATTTTAATTGAAAATGATTATCCCAGGACAGAAAATGACATTCCTGAATTTTTTGATTTAATCGTTTTTGATTTTTTTTTAGAAGCAATTTTTTGAAGTGATTTATATTTTTCGATTCTTTCTACAATTGAAGATTTATATTGTTGAAACATAAAAGAATTGAAAATGTTTACATCTGCTTTGTTACGGGCAGAATTTAAAGCATTAAAATATTTGATTTTGTCTTTTTCCATAACGTAACCCATAGGTAAACCTTTTTCTAAAAGACAATGGTTCATTAATATACGTGAGGTTCTTCCGTTTCCATCACCAAAAGGATGAATTTGAACAAATTGATAGTGAGCATAAAAAGCAACGTCTGATGTTTCATTTATTGATAAATCTCTTTTCAATTCTTTATTGAGAAAAGAAATTAATTTTTTCATTTCTGGTTCAACTTTAGTGTGGTCAATATATGTTTTTTGTGTTCCTCCATGCGCTAACCCAAATCTGTAATCTCCTTTTGTTGTATCGTAAGTACCAAGAACATGATTGGTTGGTCCTCCGGTATTTTTCATTACAGCTCCACCAATTGCTTTTATTTTTTGTTCCGTTAAAATATCGCCTGAATATGATTTCATTAAAGCAATTGCATTTTGATGATCTTGTACCATGTTATGAAAATGCATGGATTGTTTATTTGTAGGAACTCCTGATGTTATAAATTTTTCAACTTGTGAAAAGGTCATTAGATTTCCCTCAATTCTTGTAGAATGAGAAGTTAATAGAATGTCTGCAATATCTTCATTATAGAAGTCTGGAACATAATTCTTTAATTGTTTTATATTTTCTGTTAATTTATCCATGATAGTAATGCAAATATACGAAAAGTAAGGTTTAAGTGTTTCATTTAGTATAAAAACTAAACGATGAAAAATAAGGTTTAACAGCTAGCTGTTAGCTTTTAGCTAACAGCCAACAGCTAACAGCTTTTAATTAAAGGGTTGCATGAAGAGCAACGCATGATCAACAGTTTCATTATTACACTGAAATTAACGGCTAACCCCTAACAGCTAAATTAACTATTTCCATTTGTAATAAACAACCCCATCTTCCGAAACCTCCCCAAATATCAAAGGCCTTGGCGCTACTTTGGAATTTAAAAACTTATAAGCAGTCAACATTTTTTCTTTAGCCGGTTGCATTTTGTTTTCATTATTGGTATGTAATGTAGCCAATTTTTCGTCTTTTTTAACATAGTCTCCTACTTTTTTGTGCAGATAGATTCCCGCAGCCAGATCAATTTCACTTTCCTTAGTTTCTCTGCCCGCACCAAGGATCAGCGAGGAACGCCCGATGGTTTCCGCATGAATTTTTTCAATATAACCTTGCTTTTCTGATACCACATCCAGTTCACAATTTGATGCAGGTAGAAGTGTTGGGTCATCCACCTGCCTGGGATCACCGCTCTGCGCTTTTACGAATTGTTTGAGCTTTTCCAATGCTTTACCAGAATCAATCGTTTCCTTTAAGCTTGCAACAGCATCCTTTTCACTTTTTGCAACACCTGCAAGCATCAGCATTTTCGAACCTAATTTCAGGCAGAGTTCAATTAGGTCTTCAGGCCCGTTTCCTTTTAGCGTATTAATTGTTTCTTCTACTTCAATAGCATTACCAATAGCATTGCCAAGCGGTTGTTCCATATCGCTGACTATCGCTACGGTTTCCTTGCCCATACCCGTACCAATATCCACCAACCTTTTTGCAAGTTCAAAGGCGCTGTCAGTATCTTTCATAAAAGCGCCATCACCGGTTTTTACGTCAAGTATGATAGCATCTGCCCCTGAAGCAAGCTTTTTGCTCATAATGCTGCTTGCTATCAGTGAAATATTATCCACCGTGGCAGTTACATCCCTTAAAGCATAGAGCATTTTATCTGCAGGAACGAGATTTGCAGTTTGAGCTCCGATGGCTATTCCAATGTCGTTAACGTTCCTAACAAATTGATTTTCAGACATTTCCACAGAAAAACCGGAAAAAGATTCCAGCTTATCGATCGTGCCGCCTGTATGTCCGAGGCCTCTGCCTGATAATTTAGCGACAGGAACCCCGCATGCTGCAACCATTGGCCCTAAAACTATAGAGGTCTTATCTCCAACCCCCCCCGTGCTATGCTTATCAACTTTTATTCCTTTGATCTTAGACAGGTCAATCACCTCCCCTGAATTGATCATCGCAGTAGTGAGATCAATCGTTTCTCTTTTGTTAAGGCCCTTGAAGTAAATAGCCATCAGAAGTGCCGGCATTTGATAGTCAGGGATATCTCCTTTGACATAACCTGATATTACAAAATCTATCTCTTCTTTTGAAAGTTCTTCTCCGTTGCGTTTTTTTAGAATGATGTCGTAGATTCTCATGATAATTTAGGATTTATACCCTTTGGAATTTGTATCTTTTTATGTCTACTCCAGGTATAATGATTTTATTCAATATATTTTAAAAGTTTTCATATTTCTTTATCAGATATATTTTCATTATCGGATTTATCATAAACAGATAATAAAAACACTTTTTCTTTGATAACTACGATATGGGTGATAATTCTTGCGCCACCGCTTTTACCTTTACCTTTTGATTTTATAGCGAGGCGAATTTTGTAGCAGTTGTGGCCAATGGGTATGCCTTGTTTGGGATTGCAGGAAAGTCTTTTACCCAATTCGTCAAGTTCTTGTTTTAAAGAGGGGTATTTTTTAGTCAGCCGTTTTGCCTGTTTTTTAAAATAGGGGATAGCTTCGATGCTAAAGTTCATCCAGAAAGTCTTTTAAAGGAGTTGCTTTTAACTTACCCTGTTTAATCAAATTCACCTCTTTAACGGCTTGCTTAATTCCGTCTAAAATTCCCTGTTTAGTAGGTTCAGTATCTTCTTCTTGTTTGAGACCTTTAAGCCTTTTTTTAAGGACTTCCCAATCCTTAATAGGAATGAAAATCCCGGTTGTTTTACCATTACTGTCTGAAATATATTGTAAGTTCATAATCAACATAAAATTATTAATTTCTTATTCAATTATCGACCCCGAGTACTCGGGGGTAATAATGAGATCCTAAGAGCCTATTTACTTGCAAAAATACATCAATAAAAAGTAAAAAACAACTAACTAAAACAATTCCTCTTATAACTGCAACTCTTTAATTATTCCTCTCACTAATTTTATAAACTTCGGTTTTGTCTTCAAAGCCTGCTTCATCACTTTTTCATGGTCAATCGGCTCAAGCTGGTCGGGTATTGCCATATCTGTGACGCAACAAATGCCCAGCGCTTTGATGCCGGCATGCACCGCTACGATCACTTCAGGGATTGTGGACATGCCAATGGTGTCTGAACCAAATTTTCTGATCATGCCAAGCTCTGCTTTGGAAACGAAATTAGGGCCGCTCACGGCTGTGTGAACGCCTGTTTTAGTTTCAATTCCAAGCTTTTCTCCAACCGACATACCAAGGGCAAGCAAATTTTTATCGTAAGCTGATGACATATCAGGGAACCTGGGGCCAAGCTCATCAAAATTTTGACCTATTAGCGGATTATCACCGGTGAAATTGATATGATCCTCAATGAACATTAAAGCCCCGGGGTATAGTTCAGGGTTCAGTCCCCCGCAGGCGTTGGTTACGATCAAAACCTCCACGCCAATTTTCTTCATCAACCTTACGGGGTAGGTTATCTCCTGCATTGAATAGCCTTCATAATAGTGTACCCTTCCCTGCATTGCAACAACAACTTTATCCTCAAGTTTTCCTATGACCAATTGCCCTTCATGGCCTTCAACCGTAGAAACCGGGAAATGTGGAATTTTTTCGTAAGGGATTTTTACAGCATTTTCAATTTCATCGGCAAGAGAGCCTAACCCTGAGCCTAAGATCAGCCCTATTTCAGGCCTGAAATTTATCCTTTCACTTAAATATATTAAGGATTCATTTAATTTTTGTAATAAGTTCATGAAATAATATTTAACGAATTAAGTTTTTAAAAAATATTCCCTAAATTGTAAAAAATTTTTAGTAACCAACAATTTTATTACATTTATTGGTTAAAAAGCTATGGCAAAAACAAAATTAAAAAATTACCACCGTGAAATTCAAAATGATATTCAACATAGAAAACACCGAATATTAGACAAAAAAAATGCAGAAGCATTATTGGGCGGAGGTGAGAAGCGAATAGAAGCACAGCATAAAAAGGGTAAGCTTACTGCCAGGGAAAGAGTGAAACTGCTGCTTGATGAAGGCTCATTTGAGGAGATCGGCAAATTTGTGATGCACCGCTGTAAAGACTTTGGCCTTGATAAACAGTATTATCTTGGGGATGGCGTGGTTACAGGATATGGAACCATTCAAGGGAGATTGGTTTATGTTTTTTCCCAGGATTTTACAGTTCTGGGAGGTTCGCTTTCAGAGACCAATGCCGAAAAGATATGTAAGATAATGGACCTGGCGATGAAGAATGGAGCGCCTGTTATTGGACTGAATGATTCCGGAGGAGCCCGCATCCAGGAAGGAGTGAACTCCCTGGGCGGCTATGCCGAGATATTTTACAGAAATACGATGGCTTCAGGGGTAGTGCCGCAAATCTCTGCGGTCATGGGGCCCTGTGCAGGGGGGGCTGTCTATTCTCCAGCCATTACTGATTTTATATTGATGGTTGAGCATACCTCCTATATGTTTGTTACAGGCCCTAATGTTGTAAAAACGGTTACAAAAGAGAAAGTAACAGCCGAAGAATTAGGAGGCGCTGCTGTGCACAGCTCAAAAAGCGGGGTTGCCCATTTTTCCTGTGCCAATGAAATTGAATGTATCAGTAATATTAAAGAATTATTAAGCTACATACCCCAGAACTGCGAAGATGATCCTCCCATACTTGCTTATGAGTCTGATGGTGATGAGGCGAGACCGCAGCTTAACGACATAGTACCGGATAATCCCAACCAACCCTATGACATCAGGGACATTATTGAAGGTATTATAGACCAGTTAAAACAAGGCCGGGATGACGGGGCTTTTTTTGAGGTTCATAAGATTTTTGCAGAAAACATTGTTGTAGGTTTTGCCAGGATAGGCGGCAGAAGCATTGGAATTGTAGGCAACCAACCGGCAGTACTGGCAGGGGTTCTGGATATTAACGCCAGTATGAAAGCAGCAAGATTCGTCAGGTTTTGTGATTCCTTTAATATCCCTTTATTGGTGTTGGAAGATGTACCCGGGTTCTTGCCCGGTACCGACCAGGAATGGAATGGAATAATCACCAGTGGCGCTAAGCTGCTTTATGCTTTCTGTGAAGCCACCGTGCCCCGCATCACTGTCATCACCCGTAAAGCTTATGGAGGCGCTTATGATGTGATGAATTCCAAGCACATCAAGGCAGATATGAACTATGCCTGGCCAACTGCTGAAATTGCTGTGATGGGCCCCAAAGGAGCCACAGAAATTATCTTTAAAAAAGAGATAGCAGACGCCAAAGACCCGGAGGCTGTACTACAGGAAAAAGTGGATGACTACACCCAAAAATTTACTACTCCTTACCGGGCAGCACACCGGGGCTATATTGACGAGGTGATCAAACCGGAAGAAACCCGCAAAAAGCTGATCACTGCTTTTAAAATGCTTGAGAATAAGGTGGATAAATTGCCGAAGAAGAAGCATGGGAATATGCCGTTGTAAATTTACAATTTACGGCCCATACAAGAGATTTTTATTTGATTTTCTGCCAAGCAGAACTTGAAAAGCAAATGACCGAAGAAACTGAATTAAATAAAAAAATTAATGAAAACCTTGCAAAGGTGATGATTCAATCATGAAGTATTCAAAACAAGAAATAGAATTGATATTGCAGGAAGGCGAAGATTACCGTATTGAGTTTAAAGAACGGTCTTCCAATATCAATAAAGAAATGGTTGCTTTTGCTAATGCCTCAGGTGGCAGGATTTTTATTGGTATTACTGATGATGGAAAGATTAAAGGAATAAAAATTGATAATACCTTAAAGTCACAAATTCAGGATATTGCAAATAATTGTGATCCGCCTGTAAAAATCTTATTTAATCAGTTTGAAAATATCTTAATTGTAGAAGTTAGAGAAGGTACAGATAAACCTTACGAATGTTCAAGCGGTTTTTATAATCGGATAGGACCTAATGCACAAAAACTTTCACGGAACGAAATAGTGGAGTTTGTTAAAAGTGAAGGTAAAATAAGGTTTGATGAACTTATACATAAAGATTTCACTAAAAAAGATTTTTCTGAAGAAAAATTCAAATTGTTATTGAAACAAGCGGGAATAACTCCTGTATTACCATTACCACAGATTATAAAAAACCTTGGGGTAGGCGAAGTTGAAAGAAACAATGTGCTCTACAATAACACTTCAGTTTTGTTTTTTGCAAAGGATTTGAGTGATCATTATTACCATACTACCGTTACCTGTGCCTTATACAAAGGTAACGAAAAAGTGACTATACTTGACAAAAAAGACTTTAATAAAGATATTATTTCAAGCATAAACGATGCTATGTTGTTTATGAAGCAACATTTAAAACTGCGTTACGAGTTTGACGGCTCTTTAGCACGAAAAGAAATCCCGGAATTACCTTACGAAGCTTTACGTGAAGCATTAGTAAATGCAGTTATACATCGTGACTATTTCCAGAAAGGGGCAAACGTTATGGTAGAGTTGTTTGACAACAGATTAGAAATTTCCAGTCCCGGAGGACTACCAAAAGGATTAGATCCCGAAGATTTTGGAAGCAAGAGTATGTTAAGAAATCCGAATATAGCAAATCTGATTCACCGGATGGGCTGGATTGAAAAAATGGGAACAGGAGTGAAACGTATTCAGAACTTAGTTAATGAAGTTGGTTTACCTCCCGTTAAATATACCTTTACTGGTTTTGTAACTATTACTTTCTGGCGTTATCCCGAAAAGGATAAAAAAATTGGGGGGAAAATAGAAGATACTACCCAGAAAGCTACCAGGAAAGGTTCGGTGAAAAGTTCGGTGAAAGGTTCACAGAAAAGTTCACAGAAAAGTTCACAGAAAAGTTCACAGAAAAGTTCACAGAAAATCCTACAATTTATAAATGATAATTCTGAGCTCACAACTACAGAGATGGCAGAGCTACTTAATATAAGCCGAAGAGCTGTGGCAAAGCATATAGCTATATTAAAAAAAGAAAATAAAATACAACGTATTGGTCCGGATAAAGGCGGATATTGGGAAATTCTAATTAATAACTAAAAAAGCATGACAGTAACAGATCTCATTGGAAAACTAAAACAGTTTTCACCTGAAACAAGAATAGTTGTGGCAGGATATGAAGGCGGCTATAATGATATAGACAGAATTGACGAAGTTTCTATTAAAGTAGATGCCGATACGCAATGGTATTACGGAAGACATAAAGAAAGTGAAAAAGACAAAGGTACTGTTGCAATTGCCTTAACAGGTCATAATCAAATTGCAAAAGATTAATACTTATGTGGAAGGAGTATAAACTTGCAGATATAATGGATTTAATTGGAGGTGGTACTCCGAAAACTACAATTGCTGAATATTGGAATGGAGACTTACCTTGGCTTTCCGTTGGAGATTTTAATAATGGTAGAAAAAAGGTTTATGAAACAGAAAAAACATTATTCACAGATCCAAAAAATGTGGCTATATTTCATTTGCACTTTGCCAGCAACAACAAAACCGCAACAAGAAAAAGGCAGGGCGAAAATTAGAAGGCAAAACGTATAATGAGATGCCGGAAATAAAAACACCACTTTCTCAAACCGATTGTGGCAGCCTCAAAATTCCTTCCTGAAAGTAAGCTTCAAACTACTTTCAGCCCCTATATTTTTTTTAAAATTTATCAACCCGTAATTGGGTTTTGAGTACTCAGTAGAAATGCCAAGGTCCAGTAGTTTAAACCCATTTTTAACACAATGATGAAGTAGTCCTTTCACAAGCATTACCATCGGGCTGAAATTTTTGTACTGATGCGAATCAGCCGGATAGAAGTTGTAGAGGATCTTTTTGTTGATCTTTATGGTAACGGTTAGGGCTGCTATTATTTCTTTGTCTCTTACCGTGAAAATCTGGTATTCATTTGGGAAATGGTGAAACATTTCAGCCAGCGTTCCATAGCTCATGGTTAAAGGATGTCCTTGCCTGTCCCGTGCTTTTTTTATAAAATCATATGCTTCATTTAATGGTACCTGCTTATCTGACTGAAAAATAAATCCTGCCTGCTCGCATTTTTTTAATCTTCTTTTTTCAGAAAGGTGGAATAAATCCAAAATCTCAAATCTCCCGACTTTATCGGGACAGGCGAAATCCAAAATATTTATGTGCTGGTTTAGTTCAGCGGTTACTATTTTATATCCCTGGTTTATAAAGCAGTTTGTCAGCAAAATGCTATTTTCAGGTGCATAACAGAAGGGATAGGATTTTACGACCAGGCTTTTCAGCTTTTTTTTAACAGCCCATTTATTTATCTCCTCAATGAATATATTTAAATTTTCTAAAGATAACCTGCTGTCAAACTCTATGGAACCAAACGAAGACCTGTATGGGCTGCAGCCTGCATTTCCATCAACGAAGAGGTTAAAGAGGGCTTCAATTTTATGGGTATTATTATTGACCAGATTGAATATTACTAAATTTTCGTTGGGTTGAAATTTCAGGTGTGATGCTTTATTGAAAAGGAAAACAGGAAAGGTATGCGCATAGCGCATAACCCCGCCAACTGGCGGGGCATGGCGTTTCCCACTCTCAAGTGCATTATTTATTAATATAGAATATTTTTTATTTGCTTTAAATTCAATTTTCATAGTTTGAGATTCGAGATTCGAGTTTCGAGTTTCGAGTTTCGAATTATGAGATTTCCTTTTACAAATTAAATAATACAAAGTAAATGAATATCTTTGAAAAAAATTAATTACAATATTAATCTTATCTAACGGTGAGTCCACTCTAAAAAGTCTTTTTTGCCACAAAAGTGCAAAAACACTAAATCCCACTA
The sequence above is a segment of the Cytophagales bacterium genome. Coding sequences within it:
- a CDS encoding RNA-directed DNA polymerase, which gives rise to MYDSYACRTGKGTHFGINRVTHFIRQCSQNYQLPCHILKLDIEGFFMHIDKNILFNRLQSFINEKYIAPDKELLIELCKKVIDNDPTKNCFIKGNQTDWNNLPATKSLFHSPVNCGLPIGNLTSQILASFYLDSFDHYIKHELQIRYYGRYVDDFVIIHSDKEYLKSLVQQLSNFLLSTLHLNLHPRKIYLQSYENGVQFLGAVIKPHRTYIARRTKGNFYKTIEEWNKIIREKKKLNTEEQNAFISSMNSYLGIIKHYKTYKLRKKMLLKNLSAYFWNYVYISGGYCKLVPKIRIVKN
- a CDS encoding Fic family protein, whose product is MDKLTENIKQLKNYVPDFYNEDIADILLTSHSTRIEGNLMTFSQVEKFITSGVPTNKQSMHFHNMVQDHQNAIALMKSYSGDILTEQKIKAIGGAVMKNTGGPTNHVLGTYDTTKGDYRFGLAHGGTQKTYIDHTKVEPEMKKLISFLNKELKRDLSINETSDVAFYAHYQFVQIHPFGDGNGRTSRILMNHCLLEKGLPMGYVMEKDKIKYFNALNSARNKADVNIFNSFMFQQYKSSIVERIEKYKSLQKIASKKKSKTIKSKNSGMSFSVLG
- a CDS encoding pyrimidine-nucleoside phosphorylase; its protein translation is MRIYDIILKKRNGEELSKEEIDFVISGYVKGDIPDYQMPALLMAIYFKGLNKRETIDLTTAMINSGEVIDLSKIKGIKVDKHSTGGVGDKTSIVLGPMVAACGVPVAKLSGRGLGHTGGTIDKLESFSGFSVEMSENQFVRNVNDIGIAIGAQTANLVPADKMLYALRDVTATVDNISLIASSIMSKKLASGADAIILDVKTGDGAFMKDTDSAFELAKRLVDIGTGMGKETVAIVSDMEQPLGNAIGNAIEVEETINTLKGNGPEDLIELCLKLGSKMLMLAGVAKSEKDAVASLKETIDSGKALEKLKQFVKAQSGDPRQVDDPTLLPASNCELDVVSEKQGYIEKIHAETIGRSSLILGAGRETKESEIDLAAGIYLHKKVGDYVKKDEKLATLHTNNENKMQPAKEKMLTAYKFLNSKVAPRPLIFGEVSEDGVVYYKWK
- a CDS encoding purine-nucleoside phosphorylase, whose protein sequence is MNLLQKLNESLIYLSERINFRPEIGLILGSGLGSLADEIENAVKIPYEKIPHFPVSTVEGHEGQLVIGKLEDKVVVAMQGRVHYYEGYSMQEITYPVRLMKKIGVEVLIVTNACGGLNPELYPGALMFIEDHINFTGDNPLIGQNFDELGPRFPDMSSAYDKNLLALGMSVGEKLGIETKTGVHTAVSGPNFVSKAELGMIRKFGSDTIGMSTIPEVIVAVHAGIKALGICCVTDMAIPDQLEPIDHEKVMKQALKTKPKFIKLVRGIIKELQL
- a CDS encoding acyl-CoA carboxylase subunit beta, coding for MAKTKLKNYHREIQNDIQHRKHRILDKKNAEALLGGGEKRIEAQHKKGKLTARERVKLLLDEGSFEEIGKFVMHRCKDFGLDKQYYLGDGVVTGYGTIQGRLVYVFSQDFTVLGGSLSETNAEKICKIMDLAMKNGAPVIGLNDSGGARIQEGVNSLGGYAEIFYRNTMASGVVPQISAVMGPCAGGAVYSPAITDFILMVEHTSYMFVTGPNVVKTVTKEKVTAEELGGAAVHSSKSGVAHFSCANEIECISNIKELLSYIPQNCEDDPPILAYESDGDEARPQLNDIVPDNPNQPYDIRDIIEGIIDQLKQGRDDGAFFEVHKIFAENIVVGFARIGGRSIGIVGNQPAVLAGVLDINASMKAARFVRFCDSFNIPLLVLEDVPGFLPGTDQEWNGIITSGAKLLYAFCEATVPRITVITRKAYGGAYDVMNSKHIKADMNYAWPTAEIAVMGPKGATEIIFKKEIADAKDPEAVLQEKVDDYTQKFTTPYRAAHRGYIDEVIKPEETRKKLITAFKMLENKVDKLPKKKHGNMPL
- a CDS encoding HTH domain-containing protein is translated as MKYSKQEIELILQEGEDYRIEFKERSSNINKEMVAFANASGGRIFIGITDDGKIKGIKIDNTLKSQIQDIANNCDPPVKILFNQFENILIVEVREGTDKPYECSSGFYNRIGPNAQKLSRNEIVEFVKSEGKIRFDELIHKDFTKKDFSEEKFKLLLKQAGITPVLPLPQIIKNLGVGEVERNNVLYNNTSVLFFAKDLSDHYYHTTVTCALYKGNEKVTILDKKDFNKDIISSINDAMLFMKQHLKLRYEFDGSLARKEIPELPYEALREALVNAVIHRDYFQKGANVMVELFDNRLEISSPGGLPKGLDPEDFGSKSMLRNPNIANLIHRMGWIEKMGTGVKRIQNLVNEVGLPPVKYTFTGFVTITFWRYPEKDKKIGGKIEDTTQKATRKGSVKSSVKGSQKSSQKSSQKSSQKSSQKILQFINDNSELTTTEMAELLNISRRAVAKHIAILKKENKIQRIGPDKGGYWEILINN
- a CDS encoding GNAT family N-acetyltransferase codes for the protein MKIEFKANKKYSILINNALESGKRHAPPVGGVMRYAHTFPVFLFNKASHLKFQPNENLVIFNLVNNNTHKIEALFNLFVDGNAGCSPYRSSFGSIEFDSRLSLENLNIFIEEINKWAVKKKLKSLVVKSYPFCYAPENSILLTNCFINQGYKIVTAELNQHINILDFACPDKVGRFEILDLFHLSEKRRLKKCEQAGFIFQSDKQVPLNEAYDFIKKARDRQGHPLTMSYGTLAEMFHHFPNEYQIFTVRDKEIIAALTVTIKINKKILYNFYPADSHQYKNFSPMVMLVKGLLHHCVKNGFKLLDLGISTEYSKPNYGLINFKKNIGAESSLKLTFRKEF